In Microcoleus sp. AS-A8, one DNA window encodes the following:
- a CDS encoding tetratricopeptide repeat protein codes for MRTLFKRTNPDQPLGGRYKIIGELGAGGFGQTFLAQDLHLPDHPRCVVKQLKPQVSDAESFQTATRLFDVEARVLYQLGNHDQIPRLLAHFEENQEFYLAQELIDGEPLTQEIKGGQRWSETQVIAFLQDLLHILTFVHEQNVIHRDLKPSNLMRRRRDGKIVLIDFGAVKQVSAQIINPQTGQTRTISIGTQGYTPKEQLGGNPRFSSDIYSAGIIAIQMLTGIHPRNLAEDAQTGEISWRDRAPHVSSELAEFLDHMVRYDFRVRYPTAAEALLALRNLSTSRTQFGAISPLSSEGLGELPTQPRQSSASTNESTGSGLGQAPTNPIAQPQTTEYTGSGMDQSATNMWVPSASSSHSQTPNSQTDPTVPVGQFQRPQHSSVSSVPTVVAPQAGQRRLIIPLSILAVLGAVGATFLMTKTFLSPQFANQTVDRREVPAASSNPSPAEPSVSPTEVSTPTASPSTTPDETPASPTEASSPTASPNATPTPSPTSASPSPTGSPVATQASPTPSAAPPVTKSAPASVPAVVKSAPSPAAPQVGEFVKQADRAREAGQFQKAIELYDQAIAVNPKLAEAHWGRCYSLNSVQQPDDAIVACNKALAINDKYPEALWSKGSALDQKERFSESLILYQQATALKPNFAEAWNNLGVSLLAVGRFTEAVAAFDKATALKPGLADAWGNRGAALWELRRFDDAIVSMDKALKIQPNNPDILHLRQLAREKLGR; via the coding sequence ATGAGAACTCTATTTAAACGAACAAACCCAGATCAGCCCCTAGGCGGACGCTACAAAATTATTGGCGAACTAGGGGCGGGTGGGTTCGGTCAAACCTTTCTGGCGCAAGACCTGCACCTACCTGATCATCCCCGATGTGTTGTTAAACAGCTTAAGCCCCAAGTTAGTGATGCCGAAAGTTTTCAAACGGCAACACGTCTGTTTGATGTAGAAGCCAGAGTCCTCTACCAGTTGGGCAACCATGACCAGATTCCCCGCTTATTGGCACACTTTGAAGAAAATCAGGAGTTTTATCTCGCCCAGGAATTAATTGATGGGGAACCCCTGACTCAGGAGATTAAGGGGGGACAGCGTTGGTCGGAGACTCAGGTGATTGCCTTTTTGCAAGACCTTCTGCATATTTTGACGTTTGTCCACGAGCAAAACGTAATTCACCGCGACCTCAAGCCTTCTAATTTGATGCGTCGCCGACGAGATGGCAAAATTGTCCTGATTGACTTTGGGGCGGTCAAGCAAGTCAGCGCACAAATTATTAATCCCCAGACGGGGCAGACAAGGACGATTTCGATTGGCACTCAAGGTTACACCCCCAAAGAACAATTGGGCGGAAACCCCCGCTTTAGCAGCGATATTTACTCGGCTGGCATCATTGCGATTCAGATGTTGACGGGGATTCATCCCAGGAACTTGGCTGAAGACGCTCAGACGGGGGAAATTAGCTGGCGCGATCGCGCCCCTCATGTGAGCTCTGAACTCGCGGAGTTTCTTGACCACATGGTGCGCTATGACTTCCGTGTTCGTTACCCCACAGCAGCAGAAGCACTTTTGGCACTGCGAAACTTATCAACATCAAGAACGCAGTTTGGCGCGATTTCCCCGCTCTCATCTGAAGGCTTGGGAGAACTGCCGACGCAACCACGGCAATCCTCAGCCAGCACCAACGAATCAACCGGTTCTGGTTTAGGGCAAGCACCCACAAACCCAATCGCACAGCCCCAAACGACTGAATATACGGGGTCTGGAATGGATCAATCGGCGACGAATATGTGGGTACCCTCCGCCTCCTCCTCTCACTCCCAAACACCAAACAGCCAAACAGACCCCACGGTTCCTGTGGGTCAATTCCAGCGCCCTCAGCACTCATCTGTCAGTTCAGTGCCCACTGTCGTTGCACCCCAAGCAGGCCAGAGACGACTGATCATTCCTTTGTCGATTCTGGCTGTCTTAGGGGCTGTGGGGGCGACGTTTTTGATGACGAAAACCTTCTTATCCCCGCAATTTGCCAATCAAACAGTTGACCGCCGTGAGGTACCTGCGGCTAGTTCTAATCCAAGTCCTGCTGAGCCGTCTGTGTCGCCCACAGAGGTCAGTACACCAACAGCGAGTCCCAGCACGACACCTGATGAAACGCCTGCATCACCAACAGAGGCGAGTTCACCCACGGCAAGTCCCAATGCAACGCCCACACCTAGCCCAACGTCTGCATCCCCTTCTCCTACTGGTTCACCCGTTGCCACCCAAGCGTCTCCGACTCCCAGTGCCGCACCTCCCGTTACAAAATCTGCACCGGCCTCAGTGCCAGCGGTGGTTAAATCGGCTCCTTCTCCGGCAGCCCCCCAGGTGGGAGAATTCGTGAAGCAAGCCGATCGCGCACGGGAAGCTGGACAGTTCCAGAAAGCGATCGAACTATATGACCAAGCGATCGCGGTCAATCCTAAACTGGCAGAAGCTCACTGGGGACGTTGCTACAGCCTGAATTCCGTGCAACAACCGGATGATGCGATCGTAGCTTGCAATAAAGCTCTCGCCATCAACGATAAGTACCCAGAAGCCCTGTGGAGCAAAGGTAGCGCCCTCGACCAGAAGGAGCGCTTCAGTGAGTCGCTAATACTCTACCAGCAGGCGACGGCTCTCAAACCCAATTTTGCGGAAGCCTGGAATAACCTGGGCGTGTCACTCTTGGCAGTGGGTCGCTTCACTGAGGCCGTTGCCGCCTTTGATAAAGCAACAGCACTCAAGCCAGGTTTGGCCGATGCCTGGGGGAACCGGGGTGCCGCCCTCTGGGAACTCCGACGATTCGATGACGCGATCGTTTCTATGGACAAAGCCCTGAAAATTCAACCTAATAACCCAGACATCCTTCACCTGCGCCAGCTGGCACGG
- a CDS encoding L,D-transpeptidase family protein encodes MVAKKTGATNPPQPPAKTANLAKKTGATNPPQPPAKTANLAKKTGATNPPQPLKPSGKQKPPASKKSSVNPPSQAIDPKSLSKDTHLVIKLGDRRVYVYKNKKLKVSYPIGIGKAGWETPTGNYKVMDMQPHPIWEEPWTGKVILEGPNNPLGVRWIGFWTDGRNSIGFHGTPAEKLVGQAVSHGCIRMRNRDVVALYEQVKMGTPVTVKP; translated from the coding sequence ATCGTTGCCAAAAAGACGGGGGCAACCAACCCACCTCAGCCGCCAGCAAAGACAGCCAATCTTGCCAAAAAGACGGGGGCAACCAACCCACCTCAGCCGCCAGCAAAGACAGCCAATCTTGCCAAAAAGACGGGGGCAACCAACCCACCTCAGCCTCTAAAGCCTTCTGGTAAACAAAAACCGCCCGCTTCTAAAAAGTCCTCGGTGAACCCTCCATCTCAGGCGATCGATCCAAAAAGTCTGAGTAAGGATACTCACTTGGTGATTAAACTAGGCGATCGCCGAGTCTATGTCTATAAGAACAAAAAATTGAAAGTCAGTTACCCGATCGGCATTGGCAAAGCGGGATGGGAAACCCCCACAGGTAACTATAAAGTGATGGATATGCAGCCCCATCCCATTTGGGAGGAGCCTTGGACAGGTAAAGTTATCTTGGAAGGCCCCAATAATCCCTTGGGAGTCAGGTGGATCGGTTTTTGGACGGATGGACGTAACTCCATTGGCTTTCATGGCACTCCTGCCGAAAAGTTGGTGGGACAGGCAGTTTCCCACGGCTGCATCCGGATGCGTAATCGAGATGTCGTTGCCTTGTACGAACAGGTAAAAATGGGTACACCCGTCACGGTGAAGCCTTAA
- a CDS encoding tetratricopeptide repeat protein, translating into MNLLRMFQPTDPDRPLGGRYKVISQLAAGGFGQTFVAHDLHMPGQPQCVVKQLKPQVSDVESLQTARRLFDTEAQVLYNLGNHDQIPRLLAHFEDNQEFYLAQQLIEGDPLTEELASGQPWPEAKVTALLQDILNVLSFVHQQQVIHRDIKPSNLIRRRRDGRIVLIDFGAVKQVSTQMINSKTGRTNMTISIGTHGYMPKEQLLGNPRFSSDIYAVGMIGIQALTGVHPRLLPEDGNTGEVVWHDRIQQVSPEFVAILDKMVRYEFRARYVSAIDALQALRSLPAHLLESVPLPQPLPEASGAVPGLELQAPPTATGATVPIMGVAPSPTPPTAPNAAPTSEHSTPTIAAGTEPFPQPTTPTSGSQHSEPTVAAGTEPFPQPTTPTSGSQHSEPTVATGPEWISPPVVGSKPTVTLQGSRQKSSIKLLPIMGGVVALGASFWVVKGFLFPPTPQTASQGNSVAAVSGNKSTDPKQATELLSQADRLREAENYQEAIATYEKAIALNANEAKAHWGLCYSLNQMLKPQEAIAACDRALAINSNYAEALWSKGNALHQEQNYQEELKLYEKALQIKPDFADAWNNQGVALLKLNRFDEAFAALDKATQLKPDWADPWANRGNALQALKRYDEAFASLEKALELDPNHVNANNLLQQLRRKLGRYSDDQDQEKGKNKKEKGKQ; encoded by the coding sequence ATGAACCTTTTACGTATGTTTCAGCCGACCGATCCAGATCGACCCCTGGGCGGACGCTACAAAGTCATTAGTCAATTGGCCGCCGGTGGGTTTGGTCAAACCTTTGTCGCACACGACTTGCACATGCCGGGTCAACCCCAATGCGTGGTCAAGCAGCTCAAGCCTCAAGTGAGTGATGTTGAGAGTCTGCAAACGGCAAGACGACTGTTCGATACGGAAGCTCAAGTTCTCTATAATCTAGGCAATCACGACCAAATCCCCCGCCTACTGGCTCACTTTGAAGATAATCAAGAGTTCTATCTAGCCCAGCAATTAATTGAGGGAGATCCACTCACCGAGGAACTGGCATCGGGTCAGCCTTGGCCGGAGGCTAAAGTGACCGCCCTGCTGCAAGATATCTTAAACGTCCTATCGTTTGTCCATCAACAGCAGGTGATCCACCGTGACATCAAGCCATCCAATCTCATCCGCCGCCGACGAGATGGCAGAATCGTCCTAATTGACTTTGGTGCCGTTAAGCAAGTCAGCACCCAGATGATCAATTCCAAAACGGGACGAACCAATATGACGATTTCCATTGGCACCCACGGTTACATGCCAAAGGAACAGTTGCTGGGAAATCCCCGGTTTAGTAGCGACATCTACGCCGTTGGCATGATTGGCATCCAGGCGTTAACCGGAGTTCACCCTAGGCTCCTGCCCGAAGATGGGAATACGGGTGAAGTGGTATGGCATGACCGCATCCAACAGGTCAGTCCTGAATTCGTTGCTATCCTTGACAAGATGGTGCGCTATGAATTTCGCGCTCGTTACGTGTCAGCGATAGATGCTTTACAGGCATTGCGGAGTTTACCCGCCCACTTGTTGGAATCTGTGCCTCTCCCCCAACCGTTGCCAGAAGCATCGGGCGCAGTCCCTGGATTGGAACTGCAAGCTCCTCCCACAGCCACTGGGGCGACAGTGCCGATCATGGGCGTCGCGCCGAGTCCTACCCCGCCAACGGCACCCAATGCCGCGCCAACCTCTGAGCACTCCACTCCTACCATTGCCGCTGGCACCGAACCGTTCCCCCAGCCCACTACGCCCACATCAGGCTCTCAACACTCAGAACCCACGGTTGCTGCTGGCACCGAACCGTTCCCCCAGCCCACTACGCCCACATCAGGCTCTCAACACTCAGAGCCTACCGTCGCCACTGGCCCCGAGTGGATCTCCCCGCCTGTCGTCGGATCAAAGCCAACGGTAACGTTACAAGGAAGCCGGCAGAAATCTTCCATTAAGCTTTTGCCGATTATGGGTGGCGTTGTCGCACTGGGTGCCAGTTTTTGGGTTGTTAAGGGTTTCTTATTCCCTCCAACTCCTCAAACCGCCTCCCAAGGGAATAGTGTTGCCGCTGTTAGTGGAAATAAAAGTACCGATCCCAAACAAGCAACAGAACTCCTGAGTCAAGCCGATCGCCTGCGGGAAGCTGAAAATTATCAGGAAGCGATCGCGACTTACGAAAAAGCGATCGCACTCAATGCCAATGAGGCAAAAGCTCATTGGGGACTCTGCTACAGCCTGAATCAGATGCTCAAGCCACAAGAGGCGATCGCCGCTTGCGATCGAGCGCTTGCCATTAACTCCAACTACGCAGAAGCACTGTGGAGCAAAGGTAACGCCCTTCACCAAGAACAGAACTACCAGGAAGAACTCAAACTCTACGAGAAAGCGCTGCAAATTAAGCCCGACTTTGCAGACGCCTGGAATAATCAGGGAGTCGCTCTGTTGAAATTGAATCGCTTCGATGAGGCGTTTGCGGCTTTGGACAAAGCAACTCAACTCAAGCCTGATTGGGCCGATCCCTGGGCTAATCGGGGCAATGCCCTTCAGGCTCTCAAGCGCTACGATGAAGCATTCGCCTCACTAGAAAAGGCTCTGGAACTCGACCCCAATCACGTAAACGCTAATAATTTGTTGCAGCAGTTACGGCGAAAACTCGGTCGCTATAGCGATGACCAAGACCAGGAAAAAGGCAAAAATAAGAAAGAAAAAGGCAAACAATAA
- a CDS encoding helix-turn-helix domain-containing protein has product MNEAIVLNRVYDDMSARKSSQQPEENDSPLKRLREQANLTQEQLSVRLGVSTSTLRRWENGDVEPAMTREQWTVFCELLGVPFEQLPQKLNLRSQ; this is encoded by the coding sequence TTGAATGAAGCGATTGTTTTGAATCGCGTATATGATGATATGTCAGCGAGAAAATCAAGTCAACAGCCAGAGGAAAATGACTCTCCGTTGAAAAGACTGCGCGAACAGGCAAATCTGACTCAGGAGCAGTTGTCAGTTCGTTTAGGAGTATCCACGTCTACGCTGAGGCGTTGGGAAAACGGAGATGTTGAACCGGCAATGACTCGCGAACAGTGGACAGTATTTTGTGAGTTACTGGGCGTTCCGTTTGAGCAATTACCGCAAAAGTTGAATTTGCGATCGCAATAA